From a single Lolium rigidum isolate FL_2022 chromosome 7, APGP_CSIRO_Lrig_0.1, whole genome shotgun sequence genomic region:
- the LOC124678868 gene encoding uncharacterized protein LOC124678868 produces MDQHNEQHQEEDNLLREPTDQHEEESSAEPAGQRSVEPTDQPKAEAAAAEEERSSDEESMAGSSLFVHPCSLLQYLARAFASCLGMQDSFGGMTKRSAAASPASVDSSREGEADRDRSAGATGFYMQEVITRVWAVRRPRPPGNAREGNGGNGGHHH; encoded by the exons ATGGATCAGCACAATGAGCAGCATCAGGAGGAAGACAACCTCCTCAGAGAGCCGACGGATCAGCACGAGGAGGAGAGCTCTGCAGAACCGGCAGGTCAGCGCTCCGTGGAGCCGACGGACCAGCccaaggcggaggcggcggcggcggaggaggagaggagctccGACGAAGAGTCCATGGCGGGCTCGTCGCTGTTCGTGCACCCGTGCTCGCTGCTGCAGTACCTGGCCCGGGCCTTCGCCAGCTGCCTGGGGATGCAGGATTCGTTCGGCGGCATGACGAAGCGGAGCGCTGCAGCTTCTCCTGCATCTGTCGATTCGTCCCGGGAAGGCGAGGCGGACAGGGACAGGAGCGCCGGCGCCACT GGATTCTACATGCAGGAGGTGATCACTCGCGTGTGGGCGGTGAGGAGGCCGCGGCCGCCGGGCAACGCGAGGGAAGGGAACGGCGGAAATGGAGGTCACCACCACTAG